One genomic window of Branchiostoma floridae strain S238N-H82 unplaced genomic scaffold, Bfl_VNyyK Sc7u5tJ_922, whole genome shotgun sequence includes the following:
- the LOC118409061 gene encoding GATA zinc finger domain-containing protein 14-like, with translation MLGGQNGIQVNGNNSQSVVLGGQNGIQVNGNNSQSVVLGGQNGIHVNGNNSQSVVLGGQNGIHVNGNNSQSVVLGGQNGIQVNGNNSQSTVVGGQNGIQVNGNNSQSVVLGGQNGIHVNGNNSQSVVLGGQNGIQINGNNSQSVVLGGQNGIQVNSNNSHSTVVGGQNGIQVNGNNSQSVVLGGQNGIQVHNHNSHSTVVGGRNGVQVHNRNSHSTVVGGQNGIQVHSNNSQSVVLGGQNGIQVHNHNSHSTVVGGQNGTQVNS, from the coding sequence ATGCTCGGTGGGCAAAACGGAATCCAAGTCAACGGCAACAATTCTCAGTCGGTGGTGCTCGGAGGGCAAAACGGAATCCAAGTCAACGGCAACAATTCTCAGTCGGTGGTGCTCGGAGGGCAAAACGGAATCCATGTCAACGGCAACAATTCTCAGTCGGTGGTGCTCGGAGGGCAAAACGGAATCCATGTCAACGGCAACAATTCTCAGTCGGTGGTGCTCGGAGGGCAAAACGGAATCCAAGTCAACGGCAACAATTCTCAGTCGACAGTGGTCGGAGGGCAAAACGGAATCCAAGTCAACGGCAACAATTCTCAGTCGGTGGTGCTCGGAGGGCAAAACGGAATCCATGTCAACGGCAACAATTCTCAGTCGGTGGTGCTCGGAGGGCAAAACGGAATCCAAATCAACGGCAACAATTCTCAGTCGGTGGTGCTCGGAGGGCAAAACGGAATCCAAGTCAACAGCAACAATTCTCATTCGACAGTGGTCGGAGGGCAAAACGGAATCCAAGTCAACGGCAACAATTCTCAGTCGGTGGTGCTCGGAGGGCAAAACGGAATCCAAGTCCACAACCACAATTCTCACTCGACAGTGGTCGGAGGGCGAAACGGGGTCCAAGTCCACAACCGCAATTCTCACTCGACAGTGGTCGGAGGGCAAAACGGAATCCAGGTCCACAGCAACAATTCTCAGTCGGTGGTGCTCGGAGGGCAAAACGGAATCCAAGTCCACAACCACAATTCTCACTCGACAGTCGTCGGAGGGCAAAACGGAACCCAAGTCAACAGC